One window from the genome of Caldibacillus debilis DSM 16016 encodes:
- a CDS encoding FTR1 family iron permease: MDKKFGLIAFAIFLSIGLFSNRAIAAVNVDDLYVKIGDAIMETKEENWGAVQANLEQFSAQWDEEKAADSKKTAEVDKILKKAKDALEKPEKDPAEIGEALSALSKALASYEKEQNPADTQKEKEKLKQLFPLIDEMKQMIRNGQQEQAATKYQQLLSAWTVHENIVRAENVVSYGEIETQLALLRISLTQTPPDREKALKSLEDLSASVENFLSGKKAEKSAENDYTLRDVTDLLEKSVQALKNDDPSGAAEHLNKILFIWPAVEGEVRTRDHSLYNRVENEIPSAIGSLQSDKKDTEKVQRTISELHDALRQLAAKTGYTYVDAMLILLREGFEALLIIAGLLSFLKKTNHADKQRWIWAGVICGIAASAVLAIVMNVFFSKLTVAGSRESIEGIVGITAVAMMLTVGAWLHKKSNIAHWNRYLKDHLGQALAKGSLFSMAFLSFLSIFREGAETIIFYAGMAPSIEMSQLILGIAIAVAVLGILGFVIIRFSAAVPIRPFFKAATLLIYVLSFKMLGVSIHAMQVGKTVPIHSLPNVPYIESIGFYPTLETVVPQLLLVAIIIGVTLYVKKTAVEPKAAVEK, encoded by the coding sequence ATGGATAAAAAATTCGGCCTGATCGCCTTCGCCATTTTTTTGTCGATTGGACTTTTTTCGAACCGGGCCATCGCCGCGGTGAACGTTGATGACTTATATGTCAAGATTGGCGATGCCATCATGGAAACGAAGGAAGAAAACTGGGGCGCCGTGCAGGCCAATTTGGAACAATTCTCCGCACAATGGGACGAAGAAAAAGCCGCGGACAGCAAAAAAACCGCCGAAGTCGATAAAATCTTGAAAAAGGCGAAAGACGCCCTGGAAAAGCCTGAAAAAGATCCGGCAGAAATCGGCGAAGCCTTGTCGGCGCTGTCAAAGGCCCTCGCTTCCTACGAAAAGGAACAAAATCCGGCTGATACGCAAAAGGAAAAAGAAAAACTGAAACAGCTGTTTCCGCTTATTGATGAAATGAAACAGATGATTCGAAACGGCCAGCAGGAACAGGCGGCCACGAAATATCAGCAATTGCTTTCCGCTTGGACGGTCCATGAGAACATCGTCCGCGCCGAAAACGTCGTTTCGTACGGCGAAATCGAAACACAGCTCGCTTTGTTAAGAATTTCCCTGACGCAAACGCCGCCGGACCGGGAGAAGGCCTTAAAAAGCCTGGAGGACCTTTCCGCTTCCGTCGAAAATTTTTTAAGCGGGAAAAAGGCGGAAAAATCCGCCGAAAATGACTACACATTACGCGATGTGACCGATCTGTTGGAAAAAAGCGTGCAGGCGCTGAAAAACGACGACCCGTCCGGGGCGGCGGAACATTTGAACAAGATATTGTTCATCTGGCCGGCGGTTGAAGGGGAAGTCCGGACGAGGGACCACTCCCTTTACAACCGCGTGGAAAACGAAATCCCATCCGCGATCGGTTCCTTGCAATCGGACAAGAAAGACACGGAAAAAGTGCAAAGGACGATCAGCGAACTGCATGACGCCCTCCGGCAGCTGGCGGCCAAGACCGGCTATACCTATGTCGATGCGATGCTCATTTTGCTGCGGGAAGGGTTCGAAGCGCTGTTAATCATCGCCGGTTTGCTTTCATTTCTGAAGAAGACGAATCATGCCGACAAGCAAAGATGGATTTGGGCCGGCGTTATCTGCGGCATCGCCGCCAGCGCCGTTCTGGCCATTGTCATGAACGTATTTTTCTCAAAACTAACCGTCGCCGGAAGCCGCGAATCCATCGAGGGGATCGTCGGCATCACCGCCGTCGCGATGATGCTCACGGTCGGCGCCTGGCTCCACAAAAAGTCCAATATCGCCCACTGGAACCGGTATCTTAAAGACCATCTCGGACAAGCGCTGGCTAAAGGAAGTTTATTTTCCATGGCTTTCTTGAGTTTTCTCTCAATTTTCCGCGAGGGGGCCGAAACGATCATTTTCTATGCCGGAATGGCCCCGTCGATCGAAATGAGCCAATTGATTTTGGGGATCGCGATCGCCGTGGCGGTCCTAGGGATCCTCGGGTTTGTCATCATCCGCTTCAGTGCGGCGGTTCCGATCCGCCCGTTCTTTAAGGCGGCGACTCTGCTCATTTATGTCCTGTCATTCAAGATGCTCGGCGTCAGCATTCACGCCATGCAGGTGGGAAAAACCGTTCCGATCCATTCCTTGCCGAATGTCCCCTACATCGAATCGATCGGTTTCTATCCGACGCTTGAAACGGTCGTGCCCCAGCTGCTGCTGGTCGCCATCATCATCGGCGTGACGCTGTACGTGAAAAAAACGGCCGTCGAACCAAAGGCCGCTGTAGAGAAATAA
- a CDS encoding cupin domain-containing protein, with amino-acid sequence MASYPDSSASQAQFTFDVNKSPLFKKDHKNYINVLGIQQLNTLENVSLLDIFLSAGNVVEPHYHPNAAELVYCISGAATVSLLNPFTKQILNFSITPGQVANIPRAWWHYEIAEADHTHLLAIFDAPTPEVILGSDILTFTPANIMAHTYCLDENLWKQAIAPVKPSTYIGPYKNCGQTKEDMSHPHLNQPYQQFQSIHPYQLPPYVPQYPPHWG; translated from the coding sequence ATGGCTTCATATCCCGATTCATCAGCTTCCCAAGCGCAATTTACTTTCGACGTCAATAAAAGTCCCCTGTTCAAAAAAGATCATAAAAATTATATTAACGTATTGGGCATTCAGCAGTTAAATACCCTGGAAAATGTGTCTCTGCTGGATATTTTCCTGAGCGCCGGCAATGTCGTGGAACCGCACTATCACCCGAATGCGGCCGAGCTCGTCTATTGCATCTCCGGCGCCGCAACCGTATCGCTCTTGAACCCATTTACCAAACAAATTCTCAATTTTTCGATTACACCCGGACAAGTGGCAAACATCCCCCGGGCTTGGTGGCATTATGAAATAGCCGAAGCCGATCACACCCATCTTTTGGCGATTTTTGACGCGCCGACGCCAGAAGTGATTTTAGGCTCCGACATCTTGACCTTCACGCCGGCAAATATCATGGCGCATACCTATTGTCTCGATGAAAATCTATGGAAACAAGCCATCGCGCCCGTCAAACCCTCCACATATATCGGCCCATATAAGAACTGCGGCCAGACAAAGGAAGATATGTCCCATCCCCATTTGAATCAGCCGTATCAACAATTCCAATCCATTCATCCGTACCAACTGCCCCCATACGTCCCCCAGTATCCGCCCCATTGGGGATGA
- a CDS encoding DUF3986 family protein, producing MKFDPTQHLHLGYYENGADFEAIAYKIQNENKWVVFFDMGHDAEIVKKISGKYEPHEGYGYKIFTVDAEDLSYEAGSRLFAEWLKENQIIETLK from the coding sequence ATGAAATTCGATCCAACTCAACATCTCCATTTGGGATATTATGAAAACGGCGCCGACTTTGAAGCAATCGCCTATAAAATCCAAAATGAAAACAAGTGGGTCGTCTTTTTTGATATGGGCCACGATGCCGAAATCGTCAAAAAAATATCCGGCAAATATGAGCCTCACGAAGGATACGGTTATAAGATTTTTACTGTCGATGCGGAGGATTTATCTTATGAAGCCGGGAGCAGGCTTTTTGCAGAATGGTTAAAAGAAAATCAGATAATCGAAACATTGAAATAG
- the fdhA gene encoding formaldehyde dehydrogenase, glutathione-independent, with the protein MADNRAVVYVGKGKVEVQDIGFPELVLKDGPGVHPKNVGRKCEHGVILKVVTTNICGSDQHMVRGRTTAPAGLVLGHEITGEVIEVGRDVEFIKKGDLVSVPFNIACGRCQMCKEQKTHVCLNVNPERPGGAYGYVDMGGWIGGQAEYVMVPYADFQLLKFPDKDLAMEKILDLTMLSDIFPTGFHGAYSAGVRPGSTVYIAGAGPVGLAAAHSAQLLGASVVIVGDLNPDRLAQARSFGCETIDLSKHDNLGEQIEQILGEPVVDAAVDCVGFEAHGHGHHHAQEAPATVLNSIMEVTQVGGKLGIPGLYVTGDPGGIDEDAKVGSLKIRFGLGWAKAHTFVTGQTPVMRYHRWLMNLILHEKAQIAKAVNATVISLDEAPKGYEEFDKGAAKKFVIDPHGLVKH; encoded by the coding sequence ATGGCGGACAACAGGGCTGTTGTTTATGTCGGAAAAGGGAAAGTTGAAGTGCAGGATATCGGTTTTCCGGAGCTTGTATTGAAGGACGGGCCGGGCGTCCATCCGAAAAATGTCGGCCGCAAATGTGAACATGGGGTGATCCTCAAGGTGGTCACAACGAATATTTGCGGCAGTGACCAGCATATGGTCCGGGGACGCACAACCGCGCCGGCGGGGCTTGTGCTCGGCCACGAAATCACCGGCGAAGTCATTGAGGTCGGCCGTGACGTGGAATTCATCAAAAAAGGGGATTTGGTCTCGGTTCCCTTTAATATCGCTTGCGGCCGCTGCCAAATGTGCAAAGAACAGAAAACCCACGTTTGTTTAAATGTCAATCCCGAACGGCCCGGCGGGGCATACGGTTATGTGGATATGGGAGGCTGGATCGGGGGGCAAGCCGAGTATGTCATGGTGCCTTACGCCGATTTTCAACTGCTGAAGTTTCCCGATAAAGACTTGGCGATGGAAAAGATCCTTGATTTGACGATGCTTTCCGATATCTTTCCGACCGGATTTCACGGCGCTTACTCCGCGGGGGTCAGACCGGGATCCACCGTTTATATCGCCGGAGCCGGCCCGGTGGGATTGGCAGCTGCCCACTCCGCCCAGCTGTTGGGCGCATCGGTCGTGATCGTGGGGGATTTGAACCCGGACCGGCTGGCGCAGGCGAGAAGCTTCGGCTGCGAGACGATCGATTTGAGCAAGCATGATAATCTGGGCGAACAAATTGAACAAATTCTCGGCGAGCCGGTTGTCGATGCGGCTGTGGACTGTGTCGGTTTTGAAGCCCACGGGCACGGCCATCATCACGCCCAAGAAGCGCCCGCCACGGTCCTCAACTCCATTATGGAAGTCACCCAAGTCGGCGGAAAACTCGGGATTCCCGGGCTCTATGTAACGGGAGACCCCGGAGGAATTGATGAGGATGCCAAGGTCGGCTCCCTGAAAATCCGCTTCGGATTGGGATGGGCAAAAGCCCATACTTTCGTCACCGGGCAGACCCCCGTCATGCGCTACCACCGTTGGTTGATGAATTTGATTTTGCATGAAAAGGCACAAATCGCCAAGGCGGTCAATGCCACCGTCATTTCGCTGGATGAGGCGCCGAAAGGCTACGAAGAATTTGATAAGGGAGCAGCCAAAAAATTTGTCATCGATCCCCATGGACTGGTGAAGCATTAA
- a CDS encoding VOC family protein produces the protein MSIRLNPYLIFDGNAREAIHFYERALGGQVMGIMTFGDMPEDPDHPLTDDMKGRVMHAQLKVGDADLMFSDTYPGMPYQPGDTVQIAIHPKDEARAREIFAALADGGQVVLPLQKTDWSPLYGIVKDKFGVTFQVNVPGEQPQE, from the coding sequence ATGTCAATCCGTTTGAATCCATATTTGATTTTTGACGGCAATGCGAGGGAAGCCATCCATTTTTACGAGAGAGCGCTGGGCGGGCAAGTGATGGGCATCATGACGTTCGGAGATATGCCGGAGGATCCGGATCATCCGTTGACGGACGACATGAAAGGCCGCGTGATGCATGCGCAATTGAAAGTCGGCGACGCGGATCTCATGTTCTCCGATACGTACCCGGGCATGCCTTATCAGCCGGGCGACACGGTCCAGATTGCCATCCATCCGAAGGACGAGGCAAGGGCGAGAGAAATCTTCGCCGCTTTGGCGGACGGCGGACAAGTCGTCCTGCCCTTGCAGAAGACGGATTGGAGCCCCTTGTACGGGATCGTAAAGGACAAGTTCGGCGTTACCTTCCAAGTGAATGTCCCGGGGGAGCAGCCGCAGGAATAG